One window from the genome of Chthoniobacterales bacterium encodes:
- a CDS encoding autotransporter outer membrane beta-barrel domain-containing protein, with the protein MGLVIGAGNPLPAVTISGEGSFSSNGGLTISGTNDQYGILAVNGPQVNITGAVISVRNPGGPGPIGLVARDEGTVVHWNDSRIFTPGATSGGAFADTGSVIALRGGSIRTDGYGLKVRDATLSATNADIRAATGVGATIFDTPASRPASLRISGGSLSAGDDAFRVVNAAATIIVENGARISPGAGSDLLDVRSTDTKSAVRFVARAVNLSGDVVSDTKSATAVSLADRSVLTGRVQEASLQIDGTSAWTMTGASVLRSLAVAPGGSVQFARPTGGGFSRVVVKDSLSGQGHFGMNVDLGRGRGDELVVEGKSSGTHTLAVTNRGSAAAAGSALRVVDTVDGGARFKLAGEKIESGMFTYRLVQGNGGTSTESPADWYLASLAKGAGSGEATAPELSASGRAIVNTAGAQALTWLSELDTLNQRMGELRLDLAIPREMSAEVSAKGAAEGKAKAPVEAEAKRTGDVWVRGFGRRMNADTGLTGEGFSQYVYGVDLGFDRGFRLDGSWLVTGLYGGWGGASRFFDAGGTGLTESIHGGVYATWVTDSGWYLDGVGKLNYFDNRFDAVSSFGEHSRGHYGNWGFGFSLEGGRQFELGRGWFLEPQVQAAYTHLSAANYDTSDDVSVGLGATEVFQMRAGLSAGRRFMTAWGVVQPYVKTSFVETLSDGGKLDAQGYSERPNLDGAGVEAGAGVMMQVSARAQIYGEYQFAATEKYTQPWSVNGGFRWQW; encoded by the coding sequence GTGGGATTGGTGATTGGAGCGGGTAATCCGCTTCCGGCCGTCACGATCTCGGGTGAAGGAAGTTTTTCCAGTAATGGCGGTCTGACGATCTCCGGCACAAATGACCAATACGGCATTCTTGCGGTGAACGGACCGCAGGTGAACATCACGGGAGCCGTCATTTCGGTCCGCAATCCCGGCGGCCCAGGCCCCATCGGTCTTGTCGCGAGAGACGAGGGAACGGTCGTTCACTGGAACGATTCGCGTATCTTTACGCCGGGTGCGACGAGCGGCGGCGCCTTCGCCGACACGGGAAGCGTGATCGCGCTGCGCGGAGGGTCGATCCGGACGGATGGCTATGGGTTGAAAGTGCGCGATGCTACCCTGTCCGCGACGAATGCCGATATTCGCGCGGCGACGGGAGTCGGGGCGACGATTTTCGACACGCCGGCCAGTCGACCAGCGAGTCTGCGCATCTCTGGGGGAAGTCTCTCGGCCGGTGACGATGCCTTTCGCGTGGTGAACGCGGCGGCCACTATCATCGTCGAGAACGGGGCTCGAATTTCCCCCGGAGCGGGAAGCGACCTGCTCGACGTGCGATCCACGGACACGAAAAGTGCCGTCCGATTCGTGGCGAGAGCCGTGAACCTTTCCGGAGATGTGGTCTCGGACACCAAGAGCGCGACCGCCGTGAGCCTGGCAGATCGATCGGTGCTGACCGGGCGCGTCCAGGAGGCCTCGCTCCAGATCGACGGGACGAGTGCATGGACGATGACGGGGGCGTCGGTGCTCCGCTCTCTCGCGGTGGCGCCGGGCGGGTCGGTGCAGTTTGCACGGCCGACGGGAGGCGGGTTTTCACGTGTCGTGGTGAAGGATTCGCTTTCCGGGCAGGGACATTTCGGAATGAATGTCGACCTCGGCCGCGGTCGCGGAGATGAGCTGGTCGTGGAGGGTAAGAGCTCGGGGACGCACACCCTGGCGGTGACGAATCGCGGTTCGGCGGCTGCGGCCGGTAGCGCTCTTCGGGTGGTCGACACCGTGGATGGCGGGGCGCGGTTCAAGCTGGCGGGGGAAAAGATCGAGTCCGGCATGTTTACGTATCGGCTGGTGCAGGGGAATGGCGGGACGTCCACGGAAAGCCCGGCCGACTGGTATCTGGCCAGCCTGGCGAAGGGCGCAGGTTCCGGCGAGGCGACCGCGCCAGAGTTGAGCGCAAGTGGCCGGGCAATCGTGAATACCGCCGGAGCTCAGGCGCTGACCTGGCTGAGCGAGCTGGACACGCTGAATCAGCGAATGGGAGAGCTGCGTCTGGATCTGGCAATCCCGCGGGAGATGTCGGCGGAGGTCTCTGCGAAAGGGGCTGCCGAAGGGAAGGCCAAGGCGCCTGTCGAAGCCGAGGCGAAGCGAACCGGCGACGTGTGGGTGCGGGGTTTTGGTCGACGGATGAATGCGGACACTGGCCTCACCGGCGAGGGCTTCTCCCAGTATGTTTACGGAGTCGATCTGGGCTTCGATCGAGGCTTCCGTCTCGACGGCTCCTGGCTGGTGACGGGTCTCTACGGCGGCTGGGGCGGGGCCAGCCGGTTTTTCGACGCGGGCGGCACGGGATTGACGGAGAGCATCCACGGCGGCGTGTATGCGACATGGGTGACCGATTCCGGCTGGTATCTCGATGGCGTGGGCAAGCTCAACTATTTCGATAACCGCTTCGACGCGGTTTCGAGCTTCGGCGAGCATTCGAGAGGGCATTACGGGAACTGGGGCTTTGGTTTTTCCCTCGAAGGTGGCAGGCAATTCGAGCTTGGAAGAGGGTGGTTCCTCGAGCCGCAGGTGCAGGCAGCCTACACGCATCTCTCCGCGGCAAACTATGACACGAGCGACGATGTGTCGGTGGGATTGGGCGCGACCGAGGTCTTTCAAATGCGGGCCGGTTTGTCGGCGGGGCGCCGGTTTATGACCGCCTGGGGAGTCGTGCAACCCTATGTGAAAACGTCCTTCGTCGAAACCCTCAGCGACGGGGGAAAACTCGACGCCCAGGGGTATTCCGAGCGACCGAACCTCGACGGGGCCGGAGTCGAGGCCGGGGCGGGCGTGATGATGCAAGTGAGCGCGCGGGCCCAGATCTACGGGGAGTATCAATTCGCGGCGACCGAGAAATACACGCAGCCGTGGAGTGTCAACGGAGGCTTCCGCTGGCAGTGGTAG
- a CDS encoding class I SAM-dependent methyltransferase, whose product MPQAEIASFQSLWPGGYYEGDPLDPHRAGSTYRGTGFVSALYATYLACIRPYITPETVALEIGPGRGAWTRTMLDAKEVWALDALSAEHNGIREYLGDPANLRYHQVEDFSASMLPDNHFDYMFSFGCLCHVSFEGITAYARNLRPKLKPGAQCFWMVGDEEKFNAANRDTSPEGWWDNVIPNRPRYALFKRLFLELASRHRRGPVKLSASRKPSPGRWYHAGAQRTAEMLTELGYRVHAVDVGSCLRDPIVHFQRLVIALAVWGMGLADWGAFGAGVA is encoded by the coding sequence ATGCCCCAAGCGGAAATTGCCTCGTTCCAATCCCTGTGGCCGGGAGGGTATTACGAAGGCGACCCGCTCGATCCGCATCGCGCCGGATCGACCTATCGCGGCACGGGATTTGTAAGCGCGCTTTACGCGACGTATCTGGCGTGCATCCGGCCCTACATCACGCCGGAGACCGTGGCGTTGGAGATCGGTCCCGGCCGCGGGGCGTGGACGCGCACGATGCTCGACGCGAAGGAGGTGTGGGCGCTCGACGCGCTGTCGGCCGAACACAACGGCATCCGCGAGTATCTCGGCGATCCGGCGAATCTCCGTTACCATCAGGTGGAGGATTTTTCCGCCTCCATGCTGCCGGACAACCATTTCGACTACATGTTTTCCTTCGGCTGCCTATGCCATGTGTCGTTCGAGGGCATCACTGCCTACGCGAGGAATCTCCGGCCGAAGCTGAAGCCGGGTGCGCAGTGTTTCTGGATGGTCGGCGACGAGGAGAAGTTCAACGCCGCCAATCGGGACACGAGTCCGGAGGGATGGTGGGACAATGTGATTCCCAATCGCCCGCGTTATGCCCTGTTCAAACGGCTGTTCCTGGAACTGGCGAGCCGGCACCGGCGGGGGCCGGTCAAGCTGAGCGCGAGCAGGAAGCCGAGCCCCGGTCGCTGGTATCACGCGGGCGCTCAACGCACGGCGGAGATGCTGACGGAGCTGGGCTACCGCGTGCACGCCGTGGATGTGGGCTCGTGCCTGCGCGACCCGATCGTGCATTTCCAGCGGCTGGTGATCGCGCTGGCCGTGTGGGGAATGGGCCTGGCGGACTGGGGAGCGTTCGGCGCCGGTGTGGCCTGA
- the thiH gene encoding 2-iminoacetate synthase ThiH gives MTAMSFSSQFEASLESPFAARFRRQLDPVSDAQLDRLAAESAATTRKFFGRTMRLFAPLYLSNECINSCSYCGFSRENAILRVTLEIDEMLTEARHLAAEGFRNILLVAGEHPKFVSNGYLERCIRALAPIVPGISLEVAPMETADYLPLVAAGAEGLVVYQESYHRATYAEMHVHGPKKNFDWRLDCPERAYDAGFRRLGVGALFGLWDWRDEAVALATHIDYLMKRCWKAQITVSLPRLKPAAGDFEPRQPLPDREFLQLICALRLTFPHIGIVMSTREPAPLRDAAARIGITMMSAGSHTEPGGYTGQGTESLHLTVKGRQVACDGPATAATEQFSISDDRSPAEVAHRLARLGLDPVWKDWDPAITGQPG, from the coding sequence ATGACTGCGATGTCGTTCTCGTCCCAATTCGAAGCCAGCCTGGAATCGCCCTTCGCCGCGCGTTTCCGCCGCCAGCTCGACCCCGTCAGCGATGCGCAGCTCGACCGGCTCGCCGCCGAGTCCGCCGCGACCACGCGCAAGTTTTTCGGGCGCACGATGCGCCTCTTCGCGCCGCTCTATCTCTCGAACGAGTGCATTAACTCCTGCAGCTACTGCGGCTTCTCGCGCGAGAACGCCATCCTGCGCGTGACGCTCGAGATCGACGAGATGCTCACCGAGGCGCGCCACCTCGCGGCCGAGGGCTTTCGCAACATCCTGCTGGTCGCCGGCGAGCATCCGAAGTTCGTCTCGAACGGCTACCTCGAGCGCTGCATTCGCGCCCTCGCCCCGATCGTCCCGGGCATCTCGCTCGAGGTCGCCCCGATGGAAACTGCCGATTATCTCCCGCTTGTCGCCGCGGGCGCCGAGGGGCTCGTCGTTTATCAGGAAAGCTACCATCGCGCGACCTACGCGGAGATGCATGTCCACGGGCCAAAGAAGAATTTCGACTGGCGACTCGACTGCCCCGAGCGCGCTTACGACGCGGGCTTCCGCCGTCTCGGCGTCGGCGCCTTGTTCGGGCTCTGGGACTGGCGCGATGAAGCCGTCGCCCTCGCCACGCACATCGACTACCTGATGAAGCGCTGCTGGAAGGCCCAGATCACCGTCAGCCTGCCGCGCCTGAAACCCGCCGCGGGAGATTTCGAGCCCCGCCAGCCGCTGCCCGACCGCGAGTTTCTCCAGCTCATCTGCGCGCTGCGACTCACGTTCCCGCACATCGGCATCGTGATGAGCACCCGCGAGCCCGCCCCGCTGCGCGACGCCGCCGCGCGAATCGGCATCACCATGATGAGCGCCGGCAGCCACACGGAACCTGGCGGCTACACCGGCCAGGGCACGGAAAGCCTGCACCTCACGGTCAAGGGCCGGCAGGTCGCCTGCGACGGCCCCGCCACCGCTGCCACGGAGCAATTCTCCATCTCCGACGATCGCTCTCCCGCCGAAGTCGCCCATCGCCTTGCTCGCCTGGGGCTCGATCCCGTCTGGAAGGACTGGGACCCCGCGATTACCGGCCAGCCGGGTTGA
- a CDS encoding valine--pyruvate transaminase: protein MPFEKSLFAERLTGGSGIETLMDDLGHALAEGGAGIRMLGGGNPALIPDVCEIWRTRMAELLAEGARFDRMLAVYDPPKGNHRFALALAGFLQREYGWNVGAEHIGITCGGQSAFFYLFNLLAGEFGGGRRKRVLLPVVPEYIGYANQGLGPDFFRGAMPEIEHLGGHAFKYRVDFRHLEMTPDIGAICASRPTNPSGNVLTDAEVAHLDALARDADVPLILDNAYGEPFPGIVFTRIRPVWNENIILTLSLSKLGLPGTRTGIVVAHPDIIRAITSMNTIAGLANGTVGQALVTPLLESGGIRDLVAAHVRPYYERKAANARRWIAQYFDDALDYHVHASEGALFLWLWFRGLPISAQALYERLKHRGVLVVPGHHFAIGSAEAERHARECIRVSFAMEDAVVEEGISLIADEVARVYEGNG, encoded by the coding sequence ATGCCTTTTGAAAAATCCCTCTTCGCGGAGCGCCTCACCGGCGGCAGCGGCATCGAAACCCTCATGGACGATCTGGGCCACGCCCTGGCCGAGGGCGGCGCGGGGATTCGGATGCTCGGTGGTGGAAATCCGGCGCTGATCCCCGACGTCTGCGAGATCTGGCGGACGCGGATGGCCGAGCTGCTGGCCGAGGGCGCGCGGTTCGATCGCATGCTCGCGGTCTACGATCCGCCGAAGGGCAATCATCGCTTTGCCCTCGCGCTCGCCGGCTTTCTCCAGCGTGAATACGGCTGGAACGTCGGCGCGGAGCACATCGGCATCACGTGCGGCGGGCAGTCGGCATTCTTCTACCTGTTCAACCTGCTCGCGGGAGAGTTTGGCGGCGGTCGGCGCAAGCGGGTGCTGCTGCCGGTTGTGCCGGAATACATCGGTTACGCAAACCAGGGCCTCGGTCCGGATTTTTTCCGCGGGGCGATGCCCGAGATCGAGCACCTCGGTGGGCACGCCTTCAAATACCGCGTCGATTTTCGCCATCTCGAGATGACGCCGGACATCGGGGCAATCTGCGCGTCGCGGCCGACGAATCCCTCGGGCAACGTCCTCACCGATGCCGAGGTCGCGCATCTCGATGCGCTCGCGCGGGACGCCGACGTGCCGCTCATCCTCGACAATGCCTACGGCGAGCCATTTCCCGGCATCGTGTTCACCAGGATCCGGCCCGTCTGGAACGAAAACATCATTCTCACGCTCAGCCTCTCGAAGCTCGGCCTGCCGGGCACGCGCACGGGAATCGTCGTGGCGCATCCGGACATCATCCGCGCGATCACGTCGATGAACACGATCGCCGGGCTGGCGAATGGCACCGTCGGCCAGGCGCTGGTCACGCCGTTGCTCGAGTCGGGCGGCATTCGCGATCTCGTCGCCGCGCACGTGCGGCCGTATTACGAGCGCAAGGCCGCGAATGCCCGCCGGTGGATTGCGCAGTATTTCGACGACGCGCTCGATTACCACGTCCACGCGAGCGAGGGCGCGCTGTTTCTCTGGCTGTGGTTTCGCGGCCTGCCGATCTCCGCGCAGGCCCTTTACGAACGGTTGAAACATCGCGGCGTGCTCGTGGTGCCGGGTCACCATTTTGCGATTGGCTCGGCCGAGGCGGAACGCCACGCGCGCGAGTGCATTCGCGTGAGCTTCGCGATGGAGGACGCCGTCGTGGAGGAAGGCATTTCCTTGATCGCGGACGAAGTGGCGCGCGTTTACGAGGGGAATGGATAA
- the opgC gene encoding OpgC domain-containing protein — MDKSPRGARDTRIDTLRGLFLAVMAVNHIPSELHPWTDHSLGFFSSAEGFFFLSGLLAGRVYTRRRDRDGAPEARVASWKRAAVIYGAHLVTFFVVFAGILTFARLTGTAPGHAPALLLEHPWQAAGAALLLALQPPLFDILPLYAGFMLLLPGLLALYARGWQFVVFAASVAIWFVGYAWVPPVPADAFATHAFPWTAWQLPLVVGSVCGNFWATGRTGLFVIRPGLLVTAGLVCAGCFIVRHAYVPPPVPIPILEAISSKNFLGPLRVLNVAAAFYLLLAAARWLPRLLEIRPLAFLGKHTLPVFCAHIVAAYVIYAFPGTFDESAGGRWLGTGVILAVMFVAAWAHESWKKRGA; from the coding sequence ATGGATAAATCGCCGCGCGGCGCTCGCGACACGCGCATCGACACGCTTCGAGGGCTCTTCCTCGCCGTGATGGCGGTGAACCATATTCCGAGCGAGCTGCATCCGTGGACGGACCATTCGCTCGGCTTCTTCAGCTCGGCCGAGGGCTTTTTCTTTTTGTCGGGATTGCTTGCGGGGCGCGTTTACACCCGCCGTCGCGACCGCGATGGCGCTCCTGAGGCGCGCGTTGCCTCGTGGAAACGCGCCGCGGTGATTTACGGTGCGCACCTGGTGACGTTCTTCGTGGTCTTTGCGGGAATTCTCACGTTTGCCCGGCTTACGGGCACCGCGCCGGGCCACGCGCCCGCGCTGCTGCTCGAGCATCCCTGGCAGGCGGCCGGTGCGGCGCTGCTGCTCGCGCTGCAACCGCCGCTCTTCGATATCCTGCCGCTTTACGCCGGCTTCATGCTGCTTCTGCCGGGGCTGCTTGCTCTCTACGCCCGGGGTTGGCAGTTCGTGGTCTTCGCGGCGAGCGTGGCGATCTGGTTCGTCGGGTATGCGTGGGTGCCTCCGGTGCCGGCGGATGCCTTCGCCACACACGCCTTCCCGTGGACGGCCTGGCAGCTCCCGCTGGTCGTGGGAAGCGTGTGCGGAAATTTCTGGGCGACCGGCCGCACCGGACTGTTTGTGATCCGGCCGGGGCTGCTGGTCACGGCTGGCCTCGTCTGCGCGGGGTGTTTCATCGTGCGGCATGCCTATGTTCCGCCGCCGGTGCCGATCCCGATCCTCGAAGCGATCTCGAGCAAGAATTTCCTCGGGCCGCTGCGCGTGCTGAACGTGGCGGCAGCGTTTTATCTGCTCCTTGCCGCGGCGCGTTGGCTGCCGCGCTTGCTGGAAATTCGTCCGCTCGCCTTCCTTGGCAAGCATACGCTGCCGGTCTTCTGCGCGCATATCGTGGCGGCCTATGTGATTTACGCGTTTCCCGGGACATTCGATGAATCCGCGGGCGGCCGCTGGCTGGGCACCGGGGTGATCCTTGCGGTGATGTTCGTTGCCGCATGGGCGCACGAAAGTTGGAAGAAACGCGGCGCTTAG
- a CDS encoding glycosyltransferase family 9 protein, whose product MEPSPASILLIKPGSLGDVVHALPVAAALHRAWPAATLTWVIDPRWASVLADNPAVAALLPFDRQNYRGPAGLLRAGRWLLGLRNRRPDLAIDLQGLLRSALIARATRPGRIVGLSDAREGATAFYEAAAPVHARQHAVDRYLAVLPLLGLDIPAAPGFPLGPGEPIDAPDHFLLLHPYARGAGKSLTGEQIVALAERLAPATVVLAGVGTAPANLPANVVDFTNRTTLPQLIHLLRRTRAVVSVDSGPMHLAAAVGARLLSIHTWSDPQKVGPYSENAWIWQGGELRPQNLSASALPERPLAARDLDAIAAWAT is encoded by the coding sequence ATGGAGCCGTCCCCGGCGAGCATCCTGCTCATCAAGCCCGGTTCCCTCGGCGACGTCGTTCACGCCCTGCCCGTCGCCGCCGCCCTGCATCGCGCGTGGCCGGCAGCCACGCTCACGTGGGTGATCGATCCTCGCTGGGCGTCCGTCCTCGCTGACAATCCCGCCGTCGCCGCGCTCCTCCCGTTCGACCGGCAGAACTACCGCGGCCCCGCCGGCCTGCTTCGCGCCGGCCGCTGGCTCCTGGGTCTGCGCAATCGCCGGCCCGACCTCGCCATCGATCTCCAGGGCCTCCTCCGCAGCGCGCTCATCGCCCGGGCCACGCGACCGGGCCGCATCGTTGGTCTTTCCGACGCCCGCGAGGGCGCGACCGCTTTTTACGAAGCCGCCGCTCCCGTCCACGCCCGCCAGCACGCCGTCGACCGCTACCTCGCCGTCCTCCCGTTGCTCGGCCTCGACATTCCCGCCGCTCCCGGGTTTCCCCTCGGCCCGGGCGAGCCGATCGACGCCCCGGACCATTTTCTCCTGCTCCACCCCTACGCCCGCGGCGCCGGCAAATCCCTCACCGGGGAGCAAATCGTCGCCCTTGCCGAGCGCCTCGCGCCCGCCACCGTCGTGCTCGCCGGCGTGGGGACCGCCCCCGCGAATCTCCCGGCCAACGTCGTCGATTTCACGAATCGCACCACGCTTCCTCAGCTCATCCATCTGCTGCGGCGGACCCGCGCGGTCGTAAGCGTGGATAGCGGCCCCATGCACCTCGCCGCCGCCGTGGGCGCCCGCCTTCTCTCGATTCACACATGGAGCGATCCCCAAAAGGTCGGCCCGTATTCCGAAAATGCCTGGATCTGGCAGGGCGGCGAACTCCGCCCTCAGAACCTCTCCGCCTCCGCGCTCCCCGAGCGCCCGCTCGCGGCTCGCGACCTTGACGCCATCGCCGCCTGGGCGACCTAA
- a CDS encoding metallophosphoesterase family protein yields the protein MRFAIFGDIHANLQALEAVLSDARTQLCTHYVCMGDIVGYNANPRECLAIVRELECPTVKGNHDEQASMITEQEGFNALAEEAIQWTRAQLNDDERSWLRELRLQRQVRDFTIVHATLDTPHKWGYVFNQLDAATSFSYQHTTLCFIGHTHSPKAYVRDGSVRSLPLDILPLQTGKKYLINVGSVGQPRDGDPRASYCIYDTVSNEVELRRVEYDIAGTQAAIRAAGLPEKLAERLNVGR from the coding sequence ATGCGATTCGCGATCTTCGGCGACATTCACGCCAATCTCCAGGCCCTCGAGGCCGTCCTCTCCGACGCCCGCACCCAGCTCTGCACGCACTACGTCTGCATGGGCGATATCGTCGGCTACAACGCCAATCCCCGTGAATGCCTCGCCATCGTCCGCGAGCTGGAATGCCCGACAGTGAAGGGCAACCACGACGAGCAGGCGTCGATGATCACCGAGCAGGAAGGCTTCAATGCCCTCGCCGAAGAGGCCATCCAATGGACCCGCGCCCAGCTCAACGACGACGAACGCAGCTGGCTGCGCGAGCTGCGCCTCCAGCGCCAGGTGCGGGACTTCACGATCGTCCACGCCACCCTCGATACGCCGCACAAGTGGGGCTACGTCTTCAACCAGCTCGATGCCGCCACCAGCTTTAGCTACCAGCACACGACACTCTGCTTCATCGGCCACACCCACTCGCCGAAGGCTTACGTCCGCGACGGCAGCGTGCGCTCCCTTCCCCTCGACATTCTTCCGCTCCAGACCGGCAAAAAATATCTCATCAATGTCGGCAGCGTCGGCCAGCCGCGCGACGGGGATCCTCGCGCCTCTTACTGCATCTACGACACCGTCAGCAACGAGGTCGAACTCCGCCGCGTGGAATACGACATCGCCGGCACCCAGGCCGCCATTCGCGCCGCCGGCCTGCCCGAAAAACTCGCCGAGCGCCTGAACGTCGGCCGCTAG
- a CDS encoding ABC transporter permease subunit, whose product MTDATPRAFSQAPIFSPARIWALAWNTLTELTRLKIFYFLLIFALLVIGNSFFMARLTPEEEFQMLKDISLGAMSIFTSLLAILATAMLLPKDLEDRTTFTILAKPVPRWEYLAGKLLGIFLLLALSITMMTALFLTVLWLREQGALADARAQLTGEDLTRAVASIQAVTFNANLVPGILIIFVKAALLAALTLMISAFATSAIFTMMITIAIYFISHLQATAREYWLEGVDIRWWTKPILALVALIFPDLQAFSLTDDIVAGNPITAALFTQTATLGLLYIGVYYLLACFFFSNREL is encoded by the coding sequence ATGACCGACGCGACCCCGCGCGCATTTTCCCAGGCCCCGATCTTCTCACCAGCGCGGATCTGGGCTCTGGCCTGGAACACCCTCACCGAGCTCACGCGGCTCAAGATCTTCTACTTCCTTCTCATCTTCGCGCTCCTCGTCATCGGGAATTCGTTCTTCATGGCGCGCCTCACGCCCGAGGAGGAGTTCCAGATGCTCAAGGACATCTCGCTCGGCGCGATGTCGATCTTCACCTCGCTCCTCGCGATCCTCGCGACCGCCATGCTCCTGCCGAAGGATCTCGAGGACCGCACGACCTTCACGATCCTCGCAAAGCCCGTTCCGCGCTGGGAATACCTCGCCGGCAAGCTCCTCGGCATCTTCCTCCTGCTCGCCCTGTCGATCACGATGATGACCGCGCTGTTTCTCACCGTCCTCTGGCTTCGCGAGCAGGGCGCCCTGGCCGACGCCCGCGCCCAACTCACCGGCGAGGACCTCACCCGCGCCGTCGCCTCGATCCAGGCCGTCACCTTCAATGCGAATCTCGTTCCCGGCATCCTCATCATCTTCGTGAAAGCCGCGCTCCTGGCCGCGCTCACGCTCATGATCAGCGCTTTCGCGACCTCGGCGATCTTCACGATGATGATCACGATCGCGATCTACTTCATCAGCCACCTCCAGGCCACCGCCCGCGAGTATTGGCTCGAAGGCGTTGACATTCGCTGGTGGACGAAGCCGATTCTCGCCCTCGTCGCCCTCATTTTCCCCGATCTCCAGGCCTTCAGCCTCACCGACGACATCGTCGCGGGAAACCCCATCACCGCCGCCCTCTTCACCCAGACCGCCACGCTCGGCCTCCTCTACATCGGCGTGTATTACCTGCTCGCCTGCTTCTTCTTCTCGAACCGCGAGCTATGA
- the proB gene encoding glutamate 5-kinase has translation MKRIVVKLGTGVLAKPGGRSLDVDQFRRLTAEFAELVAEGHSVIVVSSAAITAGVGALGLPERPTDLPGKQACAAIGQPLLIREFARHLGRSDLQPAQMLVTHDDIDSRKRRTNVRNTLERILAAKSVVPIFNENDTVAVEELNFGDNDRLSAEVALLVEADQLIICTSADGVLDAERRRVPVIKDIDAAFALVLPEKGANSVGGMAAKLTAVKIAVTGGVNTTIIDGRLPGGVTGAARGEDVGTRFPAPPRRSRKPVPVP, from the coding sequence ATGAAGCGCATCGTTGTAAAACTCGGCACCGGCGTCCTCGCCAAGCCCGGTGGTCGCTCCCTCGACGTCGATCAATTCCGCCGCCTTACCGCCGAGTTCGCCGAACTCGTTGCCGAAGGCCATTCCGTCATTGTCGTCAGCAGCGCCGCCATCACCGCCGGCGTCGGGGCTCTCGGCCTGCCCGAGCGCCCCACCGACCTCCCCGGCAAGCAGGCCTGCGCCGCGATCGGCCAGCCGCTGCTCATTCGGGAGTTCGCCCGCCATCTCGGCCGGAGCGACCTTCAGCCCGCCCAGATGCTTGTCACCCACGACGACATCGACAGCCGCAAGCGCCGCACGAACGTCCGCAACACCCTCGAGCGCATCCTCGCTGCGAAGAGCGTCGTCCCGATCTTCAACGAAAACGACACCGTCGCCGTCGAAGAACTCAACTTTGGCGACAACGACCGTCTTTCCGCCGAAGTCGCCCTGCTCGTCGAAGCCGACCAGCTCATCATCTGCACCAGCGCCGACGGCGTGCTCGACGCCGAGCGCCGCCGCGTGCCCGTCATCAAGGACATCGACGCCGCCTTCGCCCTCGTTCTGCCGGAAAAAGGCGCGAACTCCGTCGGCGGCATGGCCGCCAAGCTCACGGCCGTGAAGATCGCCGTGACCGGTGGCGTGAACACCACGATCATCGATGGACGCCTCCCTGGCGGCGTCACCGGCGCCGCCCGCGGCGAAGACGTCGGCACCCGTTTTCCCGCTCCCCCCAGACGTTCCCGCAAACCCGTCCCCGTCCCATGA